A window of the Helianthus annuus cultivar XRQ/B chromosome 4, HanXRQr2.0-SUNRISE, whole genome shotgun sequence genome harbors these coding sequences:
- the LOC110938141 gene encoding serine/threonine protein phosphatase 2A 59 kDa regulatory subunit B' gamma isoform → MIKQILNKLPRKSSSKSVHNDERSNELDSAVVNSTGVSDKVSKLSLTVKSKSKSNVDSVPASYEALPSFRIVSSSEKHNLFIKKLNMCCVVFDFNEPEKNVKEKDVKKQTLLELVDYVSSVNSKFNEVTIQEITKMVAANLFRALPNLNHENKAVDLYDQEDDEFFMDPSWPHLQIVYEFLLRFVASPETNAKLAKRYVDHSFVLRLLDLFDSEDQREREYLKTILHRIYGKFMVHRPFIRKAVNNIFYHFMFESEKHNGIAQLLEVLGSIVNGFALPLKDEHKLFLAHVLIPLHKPKCLSMYHQQLVYCVCQFVEKDAKLADTVVRGLLKYWPVTSSSKEVMFLGELEEILEVTQAAEFEKFMAPLFGRIGQCINSSHFQVAERALFLWNNEHIRNLTTQNRKVILPIIFSPLEKNTHGHWNQAVQSLTLNVRKIFSDADQSTFQDCLVKYQEDETKEKENIAKRQSTWNRLDAMAVAKTKPMVVSTSATITTTVATSTTAETASTVKQSTGGR, encoded by the exons ATGATTAAGCAAATATTGAATAAGCTTCCTAGGAAATCATCTTCTAAATCAGTTCATAATGATGAAAGAAGCAATGAATTGGATTCTGCTGTTGTGAATTCAACTGGTGTGAGtgataaagtttcaaaattgagTTTGACTGttaagtcaaagtcaaagtcaaatgttgACTCAGTTCCTGCTTCTTATGAAGCATTACCGAGTTTTCGAATAGTGTCGAGTTCCGAAAAACACAACTTGTTCATCAAGAAGTTGAACATGTGTTGTGTGGTGTTCGATTTTAACGAACCCGAAAAGAATGTTAAAGAGAAAGACGTGAAGAAACAGACGTTGCTCGAGCTCGTTGATTACGTGTCGTCGGTTAATTCGAAGTTCAACGAGGTTACGATACAGGAGATAACGAAAATGGTGGCTGCGAATCTGTTCCGGGCTCTACCGAATTTGAACCACGAAAACAAAGCCGTGGATTTGTACGATCAAGAAGACGACGAGTTTTTTATGGACCCGTCGTGGCCGCATCTTCAAATCGTGTACGAGTTTCTTCTTCGGTTTGTGGCGTCACCCGAAACGAATGCGAAGCTTGCTAAACGGTACGTCGATCATTCGTTCGTGTTGAGGTTGCTTGATCTGTTTGATTCGGAAGATCAACGAGAACGCGAGTATTTGAAAACAATCTTGCATAGAATTTACGGGAAGTTCATGGTTCATCGACCGTTTATCCGGAAAGCGGTTAACAATATCTTTTATCATTTCATGTTCGAAAGTGAGAAACATAACGGGATTGCGCAATTACTTGAGGTGTTAGGGAGTATCGTTAACGGGTTTGCTTTGCCGTTGAAGGATGAACATAAGCTTTTTCTTGCTCACGTGTTGATCCCGCTTCATAAGCCGAAATGTTTGTCGATGTATCACCAGCAGCTCGTGTATTGTGTTTGTCAGTTTGTCGAAAAAGATGCGAAATTGGCGGATACTGTTGTTCGGGGGTTGCTCAAGTATTGGCCGGTAACTAGTAGTTCGAAAGAGGTCATGTTTCTTGGTGAATTGGAGGAAATTCTTGAAGTTACACAAGCTGCGGAGTTCGAAAAGTTTATGGCCCCTTTGTTCGGTCGAATCGGTCAATGCATCAACAGTTCACATTTTCAG GTGGCAGAACGCGCGTTGTTCTTGTGGAATAACGAACACATAAGGAATCTAACGACTCAAAACCGCAAAGTGATTCTTCCCATCATCTTCTCTCCCTTGGAGAAAAACACGCACGGTCATTGGAACCAAGCTGTTCAAAGCCTAACCTTAAACGTCAGAAAAATATTCTCAGACGCCGATCAGTCAACGTTCCAAGATTGTCTGGTCAAATACCAAGAAGACGAAACCAAAGAGAAAGAAAACATCGCAAAACGACAGTCAACATGGAACCGCCTAGATGCTATGGCAGTCGCCAAAACCAAGCCTATGGTCGTCTCAACGTCTGCCACTATCACCACCACCGTTGCCACCAGCACCACCGCCGAAACCGCCTCCACCGTTAAGCAAAGTACTGGTGGCAGGTAA
- the LOC110938142 gene encoding ribonuclease 3-like protein 3 isoform X1: MELNSMASSPSWWRSLFSPSRNPVTVHCFKRLQEYANLKLVTSSQEKKALASLKEMEKIIGYKFKEKSLLQQAFTHSSYQESESYERLEYVGDSILNFLISKQQFFMYPNLSPGSLTALRAANVDTEKLARVAVKYNFHKYLRHENPMLSKQIQVFIKAIEKYPFHSYGLIDAPKTLADVVESTIGAIYVDSNSSIDTTWEVAKNLLEPMITPEMLQQNPVRKLNELCHKKKLKVRFRDKWLKEGIYEVIIDNKLKGKGVYKAKKEIALNRAAEDACNNILNSTSESLK, translated from the exons ATGGAATTGAACTCAATGGCGTCTTCTCCTTCATGGTGGCGGTCGCTCTTCTCTCCGTCCAGGAATCCGGTCACCGTTCACTGCTTTAAACGCCTCCAAGAATACG CCAATCTTAAGTTGGTGACATCATCACAAGAGAAGAAAGCGTTAGCAAGTCTTAAGGAAATGGAGAAGATTATAGGGTATAAATTCAAGGAAAAGTCGTTATTACAACAAGCTTTTACGCATTCAAGTTATCAAGAATCTGAATCGTATGAAAGACTCGAGTATGTCGGTGATTCAATTCTCAATTTTTTAATCAGTAAACAACAATTCTTTATGTACCCGAATCTCTCACCAGGGTCATTAACTGCGCTACGAGCTGCTAATGTTGATACCGAAAAATTAGCACGTGTTGCAGTTAAGTATAACTTCCATAAGTACCTACGACATGAAAATCCGATGCTTAGTAAGCAG ATTCAAGTATTTATTAAAGCCATTGAAAAGTATCCTTTTCATTCATATGGATTGATCGATGCTCCAAAAACTTTAGCTGATGTTGTTGAGTCCACAATCGGGGCCATCTATGTTGACAGTAACTCTTCGATCGATACTACATGGGAG GTGGCTAAGAATCTACTGGAGCCTATGATCACTCCCGAAATGCTCCAACAGAATCCAGTAAGGAAGCTTAATGAGCTCTGTCacaaaaagaaattaaaggtTAGATTTAGAGATAAGTGGCTAAAAGAAGGGATTTATGAAGTTATTATTGATAATAAACTTAAAGGAAAAGGTGTGTACAAAGCCAAGAAGGAGATTGCATTAAATAGAGCAGCTGAAGATGCATGTAACAACATTTTGAATAGCACATCTGAAAGTTTAAAATAG
- the LOC110938142 gene encoding ribonuclease 3-like protein 3 isoform X2 codes for MELNSMASSPSWWRSLFSPSRNPVTVHCFKRLQEYANLKLVTSSQEKKALASLKEMEKIIGYKFKEKSLLQQAFTHSSYQESESYERLEYVGDSILNFLISKQQFFMYPNLSPGSLTALRAANVDTEKLARVAVKYNFHKYLRHENPMLSKQVAKNLLEPMITPEMLQQNPVRKLNELCHKKKLKVRFRDKWLKEGIYEVIIDNKLKGKGVYKAKKEIALNRAAEDACNNILNSTSESLK; via the exons ATGGAATTGAACTCAATGGCGTCTTCTCCTTCATGGTGGCGGTCGCTCTTCTCTCCGTCCAGGAATCCGGTCACCGTTCACTGCTTTAAACGCCTCCAAGAATACG CCAATCTTAAGTTGGTGACATCATCACAAGAGAAGAAAGCGTTAGCAAGTCTTAAGGAAATGGAGAAGATTATAGGGTATAAATTCAAGGAAAAGTCGTTATTACAACAAGCTTTTACGCATTCAAGTTATCAAGAATCTGAATCGTATGAAAGACTCGAGTATGTCGGTGATTCAATTCTCAATTTTTTAATCAGTAAACAACAATTCTTTATGTACCCGAATCTCTCACCAGGGTCATTAACTGCGCTACGAGCTGCTAATGTTGATACCGAAAAATTAGCACGTGTTGCAGTTAAGTATAACTTCCATAAGTACCTACGACATGAAAATCCGATGCTTAGTAAGCAG GTGGCTAAGAATCTACTGGAGCCTATGATCACTCCCGAAATGCTCCAACAGAATCCAGTAAGGAAGCTTAATGAGCTCTGTCacaaaaagaaattaaaggtTAGATTTAGAGATAAGTGGCTAAAAGAAGGGATTTATGAAGTTATTATTGATAATAAACTTAAAGGAAAAGGTGTGTACAAAGCCAAGAAGGAGATTGCATTAAATAGAGCAGCTGAAGATGCATGTAACAACATTTTGAATAGCACATCTGAAAGTTTAAAATAG
- the LOC110938144 gene encoding uncharacterized protein LOC110938144, whose product MDFELRRAREKLEKEQKDRKEKAKLRLERERKAKLEANRHREAIESAQRSRRIHAMEAQIKAEQQMEETIFAGRGISFNRVLEAVPFEGSGDKIKLPPSCFNELSEQGAFDKGPLHFQLSVAHQDHESTHGSTHAGVLEFTADEGTVGIPPHIWNNLYSKQDPNTPLVEVKYVWLSKGTYAKLQSEELGFSDIPNHKAVLETTLRQHATLSQDDVLTVKHGVLTFHLRVLELKPSSSVSVLETDIEVDIMGPDSLPEKTTQHVLKPLTFGKSESGIINEGEYAYYKFSIDDDTWKIIALGDVEIEVNLDSESNGDTDLYLSRHPLLFPNTHQHGWSSHDLGSKCLVLGSKDHTLGPGSYSVGVYGFKGTTKYNVSVTVKDTSKSNVGQQPMSSSSDGLTSTADTVECGNCKHYIPVRTIALHEAYCRRHNVICQHTGCGVVLRTEEVKNHVHCVKCEQAFHSTEMEKHMKVFHEPLSCACGVVLEKTQMVQHQSSECALRLVTCRFCGDMVQAGSLAVDARDRLRGLSEHESLCGSRTAPCDSCGRAVMLKEMDIHQVAVHQKN is encoded by the exons ATGGATTTTGAGTTGAGAAGAGCGAGAGAGAAATTGGAGAAAGAACAAAAGGATCGAAAAGAAAAGGCCAAATTACGATTGGAAAGAGAGAGAAAAGCCAAATTAGAAGCTAATCGCCACCGTGAAGCCATTGAATCTGCTCAGAGATCTCGTAGAATCCATGCAATGGAAGCACAAATTAAG GCAGAGCAACAAATGGAAGAAACTATATTTGCCGGTAGAGGAATTTCATTCAACCGCGTTCTTGAAGCGGTACCGTTTGAGGGTTCCGGAGATAAAATCAAACTACCACCTTCGTGTTTCAATGAACTATCAGAGCAAGGTGCTTTTGACAAAGGCCCCCTTCATTTCCAGTTATCAGTAGCTCACCAAGATCACGAGTCAACTCACGGGTCAACTCATGCTGGGGTCTTGGAATTCACTGCAGACGAAGGTACAGTCGGGATCCCGCCTCATATTTGGAATAACTTATACTCCAAACAAGATCCAAACACTCCTTTAGTTGAAGTTAAATATGTTTGGTTATCGAAGGGAACGTATGCGAAACTTCAATCGGAAGAACTCGGGTTCTCGGACATACCCAATCACAAAGCGGTTCTTGAAACGACTCTTCGCCAACACGCAACTCTTTCTCAAGATGATGTTTTGACGGTCAAACACGGTGTGTTAACTTTCCATCTACGCGTTCTTGAACTAAAACCGTCGTCAAGTGTGTCTGTTCTCGAAACCGATATCGAGGTTGATATTATGGGTCCTGATTCACTTCCCGAAAAAACCACCCAACACGTGTTGAAACCACTAACGTTTGGGAAATCAGAATCGGGAATTATAAACGAAGGAGAATACGCGTATTACAAGTTTTCAATAGACGATGACACATGGAAAATAATCGCTCTTGGAGATGTTGAAATTGAAGTGAATTTGGATTCGGAGTCGAATGGAGATACCGATCTTTATCTTTCCCGACACCCGTTATTGTTTCCAAACACGCACCAACACGGTTGGTCTAGCCACGATTTGGGGTCAAAGTGTTTGGTTCTCGGGTCAAAGGACCACACCTTGGGTCCGGGTAGCTATAGTGTCGGTGTATACGGGTTCAAAGGAACAACAAAATATAACGTTTCAGTAACCGTTAAAGACACGTCGAAGTCAAACGTTGGTCAACAACCCATGTCGTCTTCTTCAGATGGGTTAACATCAACAGCGGATACGGTAGAGTGCGGGAACTGCAAACATTATATACCCGTGAGAACCATAGCGCTTCACGAGGCGTATTGTAGAAGACATAACGTGATTTGTCAGCATACGGGTTGCGGTGTCGTGTTGAGAACCGAAGAGGTTAAGAATCACGTGCATTGCGTGAAATGTGAACAGGCTTTTCATAGTACCGAGATGGAAAAACACATGAAGGTGTTTCATGAGCCGTTATCCTGCGCGTGTGGGGTCGTTCTTGAGAAGACACAGATG GTGCAACACCAGTCGTCAGAGTGTGCCTTACGGCTAGTGACATGTCGGTTTTGTGGAGACATGGTCCAAGCTGGTTCACTAGCGGTTGATGCACGAGACCGGTTAAGAGGACTCTCGGAACATGAGAGTCTTTGTGGGTCCAGAACGGCGCCGTGTGACTCGTGTGGTCGTGCGGTTATGTTGAAAGAAATGGATATTCATCAAGTAGCTGTTCATCAGAAGAATTGA
- the LOC110938145 gene encoding condensin complex subunit 2, producing MAEILSPSRTPGFKQRAPVLSPDRTLFLGSNDDKLERAQARAARAAANRRKPVAFPQATDASSADTYLGQEQIMEMLQNCIKLASENKINQKNTWELNLIDHLCDIIKVEEENDTETNFQKASCTLEAGVRIYSMRVDSVHSEAYKVLGGISRVAQDAEQDIAQDGNTDNKQVEGTSKKEKEHKLSPLTTLESSFEALNVKKFDVAFAVDPLYHQTTAQFDEGGSKGLLLNNLGVYGGCRMIFDSLEVPGKCMSCSSDYDKTNTIDISYARDCIEQMVSNFTTKLEISPSLKEIVNLFDEDNKRPADTFSSSQKSVEPDNEACDDNDFNDGGHDNSEAWDFVNDNQTNVNDDCTYEDENDLFDPAHHEENEPYVCHDGDVDVRSATVDGFLFLSLGLTGKQNAWAGPDHWKYRKTKGLDDPAKETGSPKVPKRNKKQAEPDIEFTKSLELDNETCSIFAPPKNPKTLLLPANREPGNTTLPEDCHYQPEDLVKIFLLPNVMCLGKKARRHSDENGHQGESNNNETFPSWGHDDDCGQFDDGNTYNSDVDDSTTLVSQPRQVNKIEVEYDKTSKQVDVQALKETLWSSMQESPETKTLSFKHLLTSFPADKKKPAAASIDIISPHLCFICVLHLANEHGLSIIGCSNLDDLTINLPA from the exons ATGGCTGAAATCCTAAGCCCTAGCCGTACTCCGGGCTTCAAACAGCGAGCGCCAGTCTTATCACCGGACCGAACTCTGTTTTTAGGCTCCAACGATGACAAACTCGAGCGTGCTCAAGCACGCGCCGCCCGTGCTGCTGCCAACCGCCGGAAACCGGTCGCGTTTCCGCAAGCAACCGATGCTAGTTCCGCCGATACGTATCTAGGTCAAGAGCAGATCATGGAAATGTTACAGAATTGCATCAAATTGGCCAGTGAAAAT AAAATTAATCAGAAGAATACGTGGGAGCTGAATCTGATAGATCATCTCTGCGATATTATTAAGGTTGAAGAGGAGAATGACACCGAGACTAATTTTCAGAAG GCAAGCTGCACTCTGGAAGCTGGAGTTAGAATATACTCAATGAGGGTGGATTCGGTACATTCAGAAGCATATAAGGTTCTTGGAGGGATTAGTCGAGTTGCACAGGATGCTGAACAAG ATATCGCACAGGATGGCAATACAGACAACAAGCAAGTCGAAGGCACTTCAAAGAAGGAAAAGGAacacaag TTATCTCCTCTAACAACATTGGAATCATCCTTTGAGGCTCTTAATGTGAAGAAATTTGATG tTGCATTTGCTGTTGATCCTCTGTATCATCAAACAACTGCTCAGTTTGATGAAGGTGGATCAAAAGGACTTTTGCTGAATAATCTCGGAGTTTACGGTGGATGCCGAATGATTTTTGATTCACTTGAAGTACCTGGGAAGTGCATGTCATGCTCAAGTGACTATGATAAAACAAATACTATCGATATTTCGTATGCCAGAG ATTGTATCGAACAGATGGTATCAAATTTCACAACGAAACTTGAAATATCCCCAAGTCTTAAGGAGATAGTCAATCTGTTTGATGAAGATAATAAAAGACCAGCAGATACTTTTTCTTCTTCCCAAAAATCTGTAGAACCAGATAACGAAGCGTGCGATGACAATGATTTTAACGATGGTGGCCATGATAACTCAGAAGCCTGGGACTTTGTTAATGACAACCAAACAAATGTTAATGATGACTGCACCTATGAAGACGAGAATGATCTTTTTGATCCAGCTCATCATGAG GAAAACGAGCCGTATGTTTGTCATGATGGTGACGTGGATGTCAGATCAGCGACAGTTGACGGCTTCCTATTTCTAAGCCTTGGATTAACCGGAAAACAAAATGCCTGGGCTGGCCCGGATCACTGGAAGTATCGAAAGACTAAAG GTTTAGACGATCCTGCTAAGGAAACCGGATCACCAAAAGTGCCTAAACGAAATAAAAAACAAGCTGAACCCGATATAGAATTCACTAAATCTTTAGAGTTGGATAACGAAACGTGTAGTATCTTTGCTCCTCCTAAAAACCCGAAAACTCTATTACTGCCTGCAAATAGGGAACCGGGTAACACAACACTTCCGGAAGATTGCCATTATCAACCCGAAGATCTAGTCAAGATATTTCTTCTTCCAAATGTTATG TGTCTTGGGAAGAAAGCAAGGAGGCATTCCG atgAAAATGGTCATCAAGGAGAAAGTAATAATAATGAAACTTTTCCATCTTGGGGTCATGATGATGATTGTGGTCAATTCGATGACGGAAATACTTATAACAGTGATGTTGATGACTCTACCACACTTGTCAGTCAACCCCGTCAG GTAAACAAGATTGAAGTTGAGTATGACAAAACATCCAAACAAGTTGATGTTCAGGCACTTAAAGAGACTCTTTGGTCATCTATGCAAGAATCACCT GAAACAAAGACATTGTCTTTTAAGCACTTGTTAACATCATTCCCAGCCGATAAAAAGAAACCAGCCGCTGCATCTATTGATATTATCTCCCCACATTTGTGTTTCATCTGCGTGTTGCATTTGGCTAACGAGCATGGTTTGAGCATAATTGGGTGTAGCAACTTGGATGACCTCACA